The sequence GGCTGGCGTAGCGGGAGCCGACGCTGTCCATCCGCAGGTCCATTTCCATGCCGGCCCGCAGGTCGGCAAAGGCGCCGAGGTCCAGCGGATAGCGCCCCGCCGCCCAGGCCAGCCCCTCGCTCACCAGGTCACCGGGCGTGGCCTGCCCGGCAAAAGCGGCCTGTACCCGCGCCCACCAGGCCTCCACAGCGGCGGCCGGGTCGTGGCCGGGCTCGTCTACCAGGTCATCCACCTCGCGGCAGGCGGCGTACACCGCCCACACCGCCGGGCGCTGAGCTGCCGGAAAAAAGAGGGAGCCCAGATAAAAGGTCTGGCTGTGCCGGCTCGTCATCCGGCGGCAGGCCTCTTTCGCACGTGAGCTCATGGCTGGCTGAATTTGCAAGAAAGCACCCCTTGATTCCCTAGCCTAGCCCGTACAGGGCCGTTCGCCAGGCACCTGCATCTGCAGAAACCTTTAGAGAACGCCCCAAATTTTCCGCTCCCAGCAGAGATTCAGGCCGCTTCGTCCGGTTTGGCGAAAATCATGCGGCCCACGTTGGTCTGCACGTTGTTCACCACCAGCACCCGCAGCGGCTTGCCCTTGAACTTCAGGCCACCTTCCACCACCACCATGGTGCCGTCTTCCAGGTAGCCCACGCCCTGCCCCTGCTGCTGCCCCCCCTTGCTGACGGTGATGGTGAGGTAATCGCCTGCCTGCACCTGCGGCTTGAGGGCCACCGCCGCCTCATGGATGCTCAGCACCTGCACGTCTTGCAGCTTGGCGATGCGGCTGAGGGCATTGTCGTTGCTGACCAGCTTGCCGCCGGTTTCACGGGCGAAGCGAATCAGCTTGTCGTCCACCTTGTCCAGCGCCGGGTCGTCCCAGTCGTCCACGCGCAGTGGGCGCAGTTCCTGCAGCTCCTCCAGCACCGCCAGCCCACGCTTGCCACGGGTGCGGCGCTGGGCGTCGGAATGGTCGGCCAGCAGCTGCAGCTCACGCAGCACGAAACCCGGCACCAGCAGGTCGCCTTCCAGAAAGCCGGCCCGCACCAGCTCCACGATGCGGCCGTCGATAATCACGTTGGTGTCCAGAATCTTGCTGCCCCGGCTGCGGCGCACCTGCTGGCTGGCGAGCAGGCCGAACGCGTCGGCGTGCTGCACGGTGTAATTCACGAAGAACCAGCCGAGTGCAGCCGTGACCAACACGCTGATGGGCCAGGAATAAATCGGAAGGCCCGCCAGCAAGTTGGAGACCAGCACACTCAGCAGCAGCGCCACAATCAGGCCGAAGGTGGCGGCCGCGACCGTCTGAGGAGCCAGCGAACGGTACCAGCCGTTCAGCCGCCCGAACATGCGGCCCAGCAGGGGCTCCAGCCGTGGGCTGACCAGAAAGGCAATCAGCGCCCCGGCCAGCATCAGGCTGACCGTATTGACCAGGACCATCTCGCCGCCGTTCTGGGTCAGCGACAGGGCGCGGCCGGCCGCGTAGCCCGCCACCAACCCCACCAGAATCATCAGCAGCCTGAACACCAGCACCGTTTTACTTTACCTTGCCTTGCGGCGGGCGGAGGTGTCGAACTGCGGGTTTGCCGGCAGCGGAGCCAGCGGGACATAGGCGGCGGCGCCCCCGTCCAGCGGACTGGGAGCCTGTCCGGCCTGCAGCGCCGCCGCGCCGGCCAGCGCAATCATGGCACCGTTGTCGGTGTTCAGGCCCCCTGCCGGAAAGGCGGCCCGCAGGCCGGTCTGCCCAAATGCATCCCGCAGCGCCCGGTTGGCCGCCACCCCGCCCGACACCACCACTGTCTCCCGGCCCAGGGCGTGCGCCGCCCGCACGGTGGTGTCCACCAGGGACCGCACGGCAGCCCGCTGGAAGCTGGCCGCCAG is a genomic window of Deinococcus proteolyticus MRP containing:
- a CDS encoding PIN/TRAM domain-containing protein yields the protein MLVFRLLMILVGLVAGYAAGRALSLTQNGGEMVLVNTVSLMLAGALIAFLVSPRLEPLLGRMFGRLNGWYRSLAPQTVAAATFGLIVALLLSVLVSNLLAGLPIYSWPISVLVTAALGWFFVNYTVQHADAFGLLASQQVRRSRGSKILDTNVIIDGRIVELVRAGFLEGDLLVPGFVLRELQLLADHSDAQRRTRGKRGLAVLEELQELRPLRVDDWDDPALDKVDDKLIRFARETGGKLVSNDNALSRIAKLQDVQVLSIHEAAVALKPQVQAGDYLTITVSKGGQQQGQGVGYLEDGTMVVVEGGLKFKGKPLRVLVVNNVQTNVGRMIFAKPDEAA